One part of the Marispirochaeta sp. genome encodes these proteins:
- a CDS encoding biotin--[acetyl-CoA-carboxylase] ligase → MLTTILKMVNVKRSLRAAVLEILRSAHEPISGTQTGIRLGISRVAVRKHIHKLMEEGFSIETRKRGYLLISEPDYPAPSEYDSRQVHILGEVESTMEEACHSSSRPQEGIHFYVARRQRSGRGRNKKSWVSPEGGLYVTAIFKPRLPAAYCSLYVLHTGLYLCESLRHLFSVNCSFRWPNDICIKEKKLGGILLEISGPSESPDRALIGVGLNIRSRREFTRVKDRTVTSLQAEVAGYSGENLSPKYLFSQLKPAIESSLGKIKPEELRKRWNTETDAIGGSIAVNGADYTVCGLALNGSLVAADSNGQLFEIAPGLKIMGPV, encoded by the coding sequence ATGTTAACCACTATTCTCAAGATGGTTAACGTAAAGCGGTCACTCAGAGCAGCGGTTTTGGAAATCCTGAGAAGCGCACATGAGCCGATATCGGGAACTCAAACAGGAATAAGACTGGGAATATCCCGCGTGGCGGTACGCAAACATATACACAAACTTATGGAAGAAGGGTTTTCCATTGAGACCCGGAAAAGAGGATATCTTCTTATCTCCGAGCCTGATTATCCCGCACCTTCCGAATACGATTCACGACAGGTACATATTCTTGGCGAGGTTGAATCAACCATGGAAGAGGCCTGTCACAGTTCAAGCAGACCGCAGGAAGGTATACATTTTTATGTCGCCCGCAGGCAAAGGTCCGGCCGGGGACGAAATAAAAAATCCTGGGTCTCCCCCGAAGGCGGACTCTATGTAACAGCCATTTTTAAACCCCGTCTTCCAGCGGCATACTGTTCGCTTTATGTGCTGCATACAGGACTTTACCTTTGTGAATCATTACGACATCTGTTTTCCGTTAACTGCAGCTTTCGCTGGCCCAATGATATTTGCATCAAAGAAAAAAAACTCGGCGGAATACTTCTGGAGATTTCCGGCCCCAGTGAATCCCCTGATCGCGCATTGATTGGAGTCGGGTTGAATATACGGTCCAGACGCGAGTTTACACGGGTTAAGGACCGGACTGTTACTTCTCTTCAGGCTGAGGTTGCTGGATACAGCGGGGAAAACCTCAGTCCAAAGTATCTTTTTAGCCAACTTAAACCGGCGATTGAATCATCCCTTGGAAAGATAAAACCCGAAGAACTTCGCAAACGGTGGAATACCGAGACCGACGCCATCGGCGGCAGCATTGCTGTTAATGGGGCCGACTATACCGTATGCGGTCTTGCCCTTAATGGTTCCCTTGTTGCAGCGGACAGCAATGGGCAGCTCTTTGAAATAGCACCGGGCCTGAAGATTATGGGGCCCGTGTGA
- a CDS encoding LPP20 family lipoprotein: protein MMISKSIIQSSLASLLMLILISCISSPEAPEPEKNSNKNTDRDYATWQDLRKPIVDQYELPPAEDVVPSPVPAPSWLPSRLPYWVWLPAVEKEPPLFLGTSFPRISRDKELEQCILNAARQAARYTGIAARFSTFRGTFREGTGYADDLRLYYNEELVPSLIGEAQIRTLHQDETGSYALIRFPSLLSSSAAKKKTFPVDIQAGTREPAWITTIPAQDDYYYGLGVSRPRIRFADSIADADQAALAEILLQLVAEVDVSYKVSTGENAGSSFQEDVYQYSSSTVRGFRIAARWRSPDGAYFYSLAVLPRE from the coding sequence ATGATGATCAGCAAAAGCATTATTCAGTCATCCCTCGCTTCTCTGCTAATGCTTATTCTTATTTCCTGCATCAGCTCCCCCGAAGCGCCTGAACCGGAAAAGAACAGTAATAAAAATACGGACAGGGATTATGCCACCTGGCAGGATTTACGGAAACCCATTGTCGACCAGTATGAACTGCCTCCGGCGGAGGATGTAGTGCCATCCCCGGTACCGGCACCCTCCTGGCTGCCCTCTCGCTTACCCTACTGGGTGTGGCTTCCCGCGGTCGAAAAAGAACCACCCCTTTTTCTGGGGACATCCTTTCCCAGGATCTCCCGGGATAAAGAGCTTGAACAGTGCATTCTGAATGCCGCCAGACAGGCCGCCCGGTATACAGGGATCGCCGCCAGGTTTTCCACCTTCCGGGGTACTTTTCGCGAAGGAACCGGGTACGCCGACGACCTTCGTCTGTACTATAATGAAGAACTTGTTCCTTCCCTGATCGGAGAGGCTCAGATACGCACTCTTCATCAGGACGAAACAGGAAGTTATGCCTTAATCCGCTTTCCTTCGCTTTTGTCTTCATCCGCTGCTAAAAAGAAAACCTTTCCAGTCGATATACAGGCCGGAACAAGGGAACCTGCATGGATTACAACAATTCCTGCACAGGATGATTATTACTATGGACTGGGTGTATCCCGACCCAGGATTCGATTTGCTGATTCCATCGCCGATGCTGATCAGGCGGCATTAGCAGAAATCCTGCTGCAGTTAGTCGCGGAAGTGGATGTAAGCTATAAAGTGAGTACAGGCGAAAATGCAGGCTCCAGCTTTCAGGAGGATGTGTATCAGTATTCGAGTTCCACAGTTCGAGGGTTCCGGATCGCTGCTCGCTGGCGCAGTCCTGACGGGGCCTATTTTTATTCCCTGGCGGTGCTTCCTCGTGAATAG
- a CDS encoding LPP20 family lipoprotein, with translation MKRVILLVVSLILIGLVVSCSSSPEPVSEPSSKLPDWVLAPPVADDAYYGVGSYKSANLSTARSAATANARAEIAAQVEVQVDSAVKQYAQEAGVDGNRQVIEFLETVTKQVASATLNGSKVVETFRDDDGTVYVMVMYEKSALREAAAKELFERNEDAAFAEFKADEAMRWLDAELEK, from the coding sequence ATGAAAAGAGTTATTTTACTGGTGGTTTCGTTAATCCTTATCGGACTGGTCGTTTCCTGTTCGTCCTCGCCGGAACCAGTATCTGAACCTTCCAGCAAACTGCCCGACTGGGTTCTGGCTCCGCCGGTTGCGGATGACGCATATTACGGTGTTGGAAGCTACAAATCTGCGAATCTTTCTACTGCACGCTCCGCAGCAACCGCCAACGCACGGGCCGAGATTGCCGCCCAGGTCGAAGTACAGGTAGACAGCGCCGTTAAACAGTATGCCCAGGAAGCTGGAGTTGACGGTAATCGTCAGGTCATTGAATTCCTTGAGACCGTAACCAAGCAGGTCGCCTCTGCGACTCTGAACGGATCCAAGGTTGTAGAAACCTTCCGGGACGACGATGGTACAGTTTATGTTATGGTAATGTATGAAAAGAGCGCCCTGCGGGAAGCCGCAGCAAAAGAGCTTTTTGAAAGGAACGAAGACGCTGCTTTTGCCGAATTTAAGGCTGACGAAGCCATGCGATGGCTCGACGCGGAACTGGAAAAATAA